A single window of Triplophysa dalaica isolate WHDGS20190420 chromosome 14, ASM1584641v1, whole genome shotgun sequence DNA harbors:
- the homer2 gene encoding homer protein homolog 2 isoform X3, translating into MNFTKTSQKFGQWADSRANTVFGLGFASEQHLSKFAEKFQEVKEAAKLAREKSQENMETSSNQSQESGRETPVANLVSSLNGTDDEKIFHDDPETPVQKSENDLLKSVVDQRIHVDSRKLETELKTLKESNARLVDALQEANSNTDGWKSQVSKCQEENTELRKRVSELEVRCQEVNVERERNAQLTVRIHELEANLQDKQQELENLRKQAEIIPQLMAECESLTAKLQAAEVTNRDMSENMKLLQAEIDTNQQKERTMKMELKKFMDVLDGKIDELHEVRQGMSKLGINN; encoded by the exons ATGAACTTTACTAAAACATCGCAGAAGTTTGGTCAGTGGGCTGACAGTCGGGCAAACACGGTTTTTGGACTTGGCTTTGCCTCTGAACAGCATCTGTCCAAG TTTGCTGAGAAGTTCCAGGAAGTGAAAGAGGCGGCAAAACTGGCCAGAGAGAAATCTCAGGAGAATATGGAGACGTCCAGTAACCAGTCACAG GAATCTGGGCGTGAAACTCCAGTAGCCAATCTGGTGTCCAGCCTTAATGGAACCGACGATGAGAAGATTTTCCATGATGACCCAGAGACTCCAGTACAGAAGAGTGAGAACGACCTCCTGAAATCTGTTGTGGATCAGAGGATACACGTTGACAGCAG AAAGCTGGAAACGGAGCTGAAGACGCTGAAGGAGAGCAACGCTCGTCTGGTGGACGCACTTCAGGAAGCAAACAGCAACACAGACGGTTGGAAGAGTCAAGTGAGCAAATGTCAGGAGGAGAACACTGAGCTGAGGAAGCGA gtctCAGAGCTGGAGGTTCGGTGTCAGGAGGTcaatgtggagagagagagaaatgctCAACTTACCGTCAGGATTCATGAACTGGAGGCGAATCTACAAGACAAACAGCAG GAACTAGAGAACCTTCGCAAACAGGCAGAAATTATTCCCCAGCTCATGGCCGAGTGTGAGAGCCTTACAGCCAAACTACAG GCGGCAGAAGTGACCAACAGAGACATGAGTGAGAACATGAAGCTTCTACAGGCTGAAATCGACACCAACCAGCAGAAAGAGAGAACCATGAAGATGGAACTGAAAAAGTTCATGGATGTTCTGGATGGAAAGATTGATGAGTTACATGAAGTTCGCCAGGGGATGTCGAAACTGGGCATTAataactaa